GCCGGCAATCCGCAGCAAAGCGCTTCGTGCACCCCAAGGCCGTACGCTTCGTAGCGAGTCGGCGACACGAGCGCGTCACTCGCCCGCAGGATGCGCCCGAGATCGGACCGGAGACCATAAAACTGAATGCTGCTTCCCAGCCCCGCCGCGTTGATCTCTTGCTCCAGTTTTGGCTCAAATCGCCCGAACACCGCCAGCGTCAATTCGTCGTGAGCCTTGGAGTCCAACGACCTCCAGGCCTCGAGCACCGTCTCGAACCCTTTGCGAGGATCGCTCGGCGAACCGACGAACAAGACGTACTTTCTGTCGCTGGACCATTGTAATTCTTCCCGCGTCGCGGCGCGTTCGCCTACGTCGGCTGGATAGAAGGCGTCCAGGTCGACCGAGTAGTAGACCAATCGGATCCGATCCTCGGGGATGTCGAGCCGCTGAATCAGATCGGTCTTCGTCCGCTCGGAGTTAACGATGATCAGCTTGCTCATCGCCAGCGCGTTTCGCTCGGTCCGTTCGTTCTTACGAATCTTCCAGCGTTGCAGCAGCCGGCGAGGGAACGAACCGCGCCGCTTGGGCGTGTAGGCGGCGTGAACGTAATGCACCCAGTTGACGGCCGGCAACAGACAGTTGCCGCCGTTGACCAGCGTCAACCCCTCTCTGGCTCCCAAGCGTCGCGACCAGTCTTGTCCATAACGATTCAAGAGCGGAGCGCTAAGAAAATAGGACCCGGCAACCTTCGGTACGCGATGAAACTCCACGTTGGGGCGCTCTTCCAACGTAGGATCGACGCGATGTCCGATCAAATGCACAACGTCGTCGGTGCGAGAAAGATAGTCGGCCAACGCATAGTTGGCGCGATCCATTCCTCCAGTCCGCACAAAGTCTCCGGTGACGATCAAATGTGAGTTCATGACGCTAGATACGCCTCCCAAGCGGCCCGCTTTTTTGCATGTTGGACCGCTCCGAATAGGGCTGCGTTGAGCAGCCAGAACTCGAGGCCTCCTTGTCCAATGAAGTAGGGATAGTTAAACGTGATTGCAATTGCGCCGACATTGTAGGCCAAAATAGCGGCGGCTTGCGTCGACAACTGTCCAGACGCCGAGAAGATCGCCGTCCGCCATGCGAACCAGCAGGCAATCGCGATCGCCGCAGGATAGGCCAGCAGCAGCGGTATTCCTCCGTCAAGCAGCCAGCCAGTCCACATGATTTCCGCCCAGAGAGGAGGCGAGTTCGGGTCGTAGGAATTGCCGAAATAGCGGTGCATCATCCCCCATCGCCCCAAGCCGGCGCCCAGTGGATACTGCGGCAACAGATCATTCACCGTCGTCTCTAAAAAACGGCCTCGATTCGAGTAGTAGACCTCTCCCATATCGGCCTCGACCAAGGTCGATAGCCGATCGGTGACCGCCTCGCCCCCCACGGCGACCGCCCAAGCAAAGCTGGAAAGCAAAACGGCGACGAACATGCCGCCGGCGAATAACGCTTTTCGCCAATCCCCGCGATACGCGATGCATGCCAGAAAGACGCAGCAACAAATGCCGGTCATGATCAGAACCGATCGGACCTGGCTCAGATAGATGCAGAACAGGCCGATCGCAACTCCCCCAAGTGCGACGCCACGAACCCAAGTACTTTTCCCGGTCAAGAAAAAAACAAGTCCGAATATCGTCGAATACATGCCTGCAGTCGCAGCGCCCCCTGGCATATCAGTTAGTCCCATCGGACGAAAAACGTCGGCGCCGCTATTCAGCGAAATCTTCAACGAGTCGTGGTACAGTTCACCAATCACCTGCGAGACCGGGGGCTGAAATCTTCCCGGAAAATAGACCTGCAGAAGTCCGACAAACGCACTGAGGCAGTGAAAGGCCCAAAATGCACCGATTAGCTTGGTGAAAGTCTGTTCCCGAATTGGGAGTCGCGCAACCCACAATAACGGCGCCAAAATAGCAAAGTTGATTCCGATCTGGGCCAGGGCCGAGGTAATCGTGTTGGTATTGGGATGGAACAGTTGGAGGCCCAGGATCACCAGAATGACCGGTACCATTACCGCCGCTGGATGCCATCGGCCGTTCCCAGGAAGTCCGATCAGCAGCAAGCTCGCCCCAAATACGGCTGAGCGAAAAATAATGCGTCCTGCTCCGAGCGCGGGAAGCAAAAGAGCCAGTTGGCAGACAATCGTCAAAGCGAGAAAGCCAAGCAACCAGCGCAGCGCCCGATCCTTCGACGCTAGGCCAACAGGCGCGACGAGCTTCGTATCCGAGTTTTCTCTGCGTATCGTCAGACTATTTTCCATTGCCCAAATTTGATTACCGGAGAGTATCTCCGTAAGGCGCACGTCGCCACGATCGGCTTACGGAGCGCCGGTCACCGCCGCCGGCGCGCGACGCAGGCCGTCTTGTTCTAAACTCGCCGCCGACCGAAGAACCTTCTCAAGTTTCAATATCTGCGCGCCAACATCGCACAACTCCGTCGCCCGATTCGGGCCGTTGACGCCAAGCGACTTGCGGAGTGCCAGATCTTGCACCAGTTCGTTCAGCGCTTTTGCCAGAGCATTAACGTCGTTTGGAGCGACCAATTGGCCGCAGTTGTCCGTCACGATCTCCTTGGCGCCACCGATGTTGGTCGCCACCACCGGCAGGCCGGCGAAAAGCGCTTCGATGAAAACGACGCCGAATGGCTCTGCCCGTACGTTGGGATGGCAAAACAGATCGGCGGCACGCAAGATTCGTGCGACGTCCGATCGCTGTCCCAAGAACCGGACGCGATTGGTCAGGCCATGACCTTCCACGATGGCTTTTAGCTTCGACAGATACTCGTGATCTTCCGCCTTCTGCGGACCTCCCACGACCCACGACTCCCAGGGCTCATCTGCCGGCAGCTGACCCAACGCTTCTAGGTGAATATGCAACCCCTTGTACGACTCAAGACGCCCCACTTGAATGATCACCGGCGTCTCGTCGTCCAAGTCGAACTCTTTGCGAATCGCTTTGCGATCATCCGCGCCAAATCCATCGGAACGCAGAACGGGGTAGCGTGCGATACTGGCTGGGGTGCCTGGATACAGGCGTTTCTCGATCGACTCGCGCGTCGCTTCGCTGTTGGCGATCACGTAAGTCGGGCGGCAGCGAGCTGCCCATTTCTCGAGCCAATGCTCGCCATAGCTAATGTCGTGTCCCCAATAGACTACCGGACTTAGTCGCCGCGCCGTCGCGCCAAGAAGCGCCTGAACCCAACAGGCGTGCATAACCACCACGTCGTACTCTCCTTGTCGCAGCAATCGCACCAACCGACGTCGGGCGCGCAGCAACGTCCAGGGACGACTGATGCGGATCGGGCCAAGATCATGGACGACGCAATCAGCCTCCTCCAATTCCTCCCGCAGTCGTCCGGAAAAGCACAACCCGAACTCTGGTTTCATCTGCGGAGCGGCAACGCGATTTTGGGCCAACGTACTAAGAACCGTCTCGATCCCGCCGTACATATTACCGGAGTAAACGTGCAAGACCTTCAGCGGTTGCGTCTCGTGTTGCGGGTGGTCCATGGTCGTCCTCACTCTCCCTGAGTCGCGCTGCAGTAGTCAAGTTCGGAAGAAGATAAATCCCCCGCGACAAGAAGTCTCGTATAGGTCGCGAGAAGTCTTACGGGCAGTTGTCGTTGGTCGAACCGCTCAACGACGGCCCCCCGGGCATTCTTCCCAAGATCGGCTCGCAGCTTCGAATCGCCAACGACCTTTTCCAGCGCCGCTGCCAATGCATTGACGTCGCAGGAAGACAATGCGATACCCTCCACGCCGTCCTCAAAGATCTCCGCCGCTCCGCCCAGTGCCGTCGAGATGACTCCCTTGCCGCAAGCCATCCCTTCGACAATCGCCAGGCCAAACGGCTCCGGCCGAATGCTCGCATGCACGACCACGTCTAGTCCCGCGTAGACGTCCGGCATCGCATCCTGAAACGGAACGAAATTTACCTTATCCTGGATCCCCAGCGCCGCCGCATGTTGGTGCAACTCCTCACGTGTTACTTGCGAGTTCTCGGTGCGATAAATCGGCCCGCCAATGATGAAATAGCAGGCATTCTGTTCCGGGGCTCGATGCTGACATTGGGCGATCGCGTCGAGAAAAAGGAAGTGCCCTTTCCAATTGGCGTAGGTGGCGATCAAACCGACGAAGACCACGGAGTCATCCGCCGGGCCCTCTGCCCCGGAGAGTTCAACCAAGCGTGTTCGCACTTCGTCCCCGCCTTGCGGAACAAACCTCTCAGTATCGACCGTGTTGAAGAGAACCTCGACACGTTGTTTGCCGATCGACTGCTCGAAATCGGCCTTTACCGCTTCGGAGATCGCCAATCCCAGGGTGAGCCGCTTCGCCGCGACTTGCAACAATCGCTTTGCCAATCGACGCTCGCCGACAAAGTCGTGCAGATGCCAAACCAGCGAACACCCGCGGGGACGCGCGAGCGACGTCAGCAGATGCGCCTTGATGCCGTTGGAGTGTAATATCTCTGGCCGCAGCTTCGCGACTCTCCTGCGAAAGTCGCGGCCCCACTTCCACAGAGAGAACGTCCCCGAGGAGAACTGTCGCGTCCAAAAAGAGACTCGCGACATCCAGGAACTTCCTGAGCGTCCCCCATCGCCCAACTGCGCCCAACGCTCGGGCAGAGGTACGATGATAACCTCGCCTACCAGCGGCTCGGCAAGTTCCCTGAGGGGACCATCTTCGAATAGGATCAGCGTGATTTCCGCATCCGGGAACGCCGATCCGCAGGCTTTGAGCAGCCCGAGCAGGACGCGCTCGGCGCCCCCTAGTCCTGCGGACGCATTGACGTAAAGGACTCGGGGCGAAGGGTTGCGGGAAACGCTGGACATGTGCGGACTCACGATCGTTTCCTAAGCAGCGTCTCGTACTCACGACCAGTGCGATCGACCATCGCCTGCAGATTGAAGAGTTCCTCGGCGCGGCGTCGGGCGCCGCTCGACAACTCGGCACGTAGCGTCTCGGAACTATGAATCTGATTCGCGGCCGCGGCGAATTGCTCAGCCGATTCGACCGGCACGGTCAGCCCCGACTCGCCATGGGCGCTAACCCAGGGAACGCCGGAGTGCTGGATCTCGCAATTGATGACCGGGCATCCCGACGCCATCGCTTCGACTTGCGCCAGCCCAAACGCTTCGCTCCGGGCAATGCTGGGGAACCATAGCGCCGTCGCGATTTGGTAAAGGGCCTGCAGCGTCTGGTCATCGGCGTTGCCCATCCAGACGATCCGATCCTGCACGCCCTGTTTCTCGGCCAACGCACGTAGTTCCGCTTCTTTCGACCCCGAGCCAACGATCACCAGCGTCCCAGGTACATCGCGCAGCGCCTCGATCGCGACATGCATCCCCTTGTAATAGACGAGTCGTCCGACCGACAGCCATATGGGGCCCGGCCATTGTGCCCGCAACTGATCGGCACGCGACAGGACTTCGGGCGAAGGGGAAAGGTACCGCTCGAGCGGCATGCCAAAGGGGACCACCTTCAATTTGTCGGCATAGGGTCGAAGCGACTCCGAACCTTCCGCATACCGCGGGTTGGAAACCAGAATTTGACGGCAGTTTCTTAAGGTCCACGACTCTAGCGGATACAAAATTTTCGCCGCAATTCGCTGCCGGACGATGTCGCTATGCCACGTCACGACGACCGGTACCTGAGGACGAAGCCTGGCCAAGGCGATCATCATGGTTGGATTAGGAAGATGCAGATGAATCAGATCGCAACCTTCGATCTCTTGACGGAGAGCCCACGTCAACCGCGGACAAACGTCGAGCCGCATGACGTTCGCAATTCGTCCGGCGCGAAATATCGATACCCCTTCATCCTCGGTCCGGGCGTCAGGCGTTCTCGTAATTACGCCGAAGCGACGCCGCGGATCAGCCGACTGATCATTGATGCACACCACTTTCGTCGCGTAACCGTTGCGAACCAATCCTCGGGCCAGATCGCGGACATGCGTTTCGATGCCGCCTCGCGAAGGATGATAATACTTGCCCAAGTGAACGACGGTGGGTCGTCGCGCAGAATGGACAGTTCCTTCCTCGGCGATCTCCTGTGTGGGCGCGGGACTCCCAACGGTCGGAAGGGCGCTATTCGATTGAAACGACAAAGCGGTCACCGGTTGTCCTAGACAGGAGTCGTCGATTGGCTGTTGGACCGCACCAGCGGGGGCGAAGCGGACGTCTCCGTCTCCGGTCCATCGAATCGATCCATCTCTAGCAGGTCGCGCATCTGCATCTCAAACGGCCGCAGCCCTTCCAGCAGTTCGCTCAACCATTGGAATGTCGCTCCATCTAAGGCTTGTCCGGTCAGGACCAACTGGCCGACGTTGATATCGTCTGCGAACAATGGGATTTCGGTTCGCCATTGACGCTGATCGGCCGCCAGCTTGTGGGGACTCTCCCAACTGGCGTGGTACTCTTCGCCTATTGAAGGAGAGCTGACGTTAAACTGGATCGTCTGAATGCCGCAAACCTGCGAGAACTCAACCAGGGCGTACCACAGTCGTTCCCACTCGAGTCGGCCATTCATCTGCGTGACGATCGGCGTGGCCACCGGCGGCTTCGACGAACCGAACGCCAGCAACGATCCGCCCGCACGACCAAAACGCGTCAGCAGCAACTTGCACTCATGGAAACCAAAGGTGCGGGACAAAACGAGTCCCGCCAGGATGCCCAACATGACGGCCGCCGCCAGCCACTCGTTATGCATCAAGACGCTGACGACCGCAGCTAGCGAGCAAATTGCCGCCAAGCCGCCGACAAACAGCACCGTTTTGCGCGGTCCAAAGTTAAGCCGCTGCAGGACGTGGTGCAGGTGTCCGCGATCAGTCGCATAGATGCTGCGGCCAGTCAGTTTGCGGCGCAAGACCGCCATGCAAACGTCGAACGCCGGAATCGCCAACACCAGGCAAGGAGCAACCATCGCAAAGCTGGTCGGCCCCTTCAGACTGCTACGAATCGACAAGATGCCGAGTGTGAAACCGATCAGCATGCTGCCAGCGTCTCCCAAGAAGATGCGAGCAGGCGGCAGATTGAAAACGCCAAAACCGGCCAGGCTTCCCGCCAGCGCCAGACCGCAGCAGGCGTCAAATACGTTGCCTGTCAGCCAGGCCATCGCGGCGAAGGCGAGACAGTAAACGATGCCTAACGTCGTTGCGAGTCCGTCGACGCCGTCGATCAAATTCAACGCGTTCGTCGTGACGACCAGCCATCCGACCGTAAATGGAATCGCGAGAATCCCCAGTTCGACCGGAATCCCAAACAGCTGGACCGATTGAATGTTCAAGCCGAATGCGACGGCCACCAGCGACGCCATGATTTGTCCCGCCAATTTCTGGCGTCCGCGAATTCCCCATTTGTCGTCGACGACGCCGATCACCGCGATCGCCATGGTGGCGACGATCAAGCCGATGAACGATTTGACGTCGAACCCTGCGACTCCATCGGCGACGCAGTAGTAAAAAATCAATCCCAAGGCGGCGCCGTAGCCAAGCAGCACGGCAATCCCCCCGCCAAGCGGCGTCACCTTACTATGCAGTTTGCGGTGGCCGTCCGGTCGATCTAGCAAATCAAAACGAAATGCCAACTTTGCGACCAGCGGCGTCGCCAACATTGCGACCAACAGCGATATGGTCACGATCGAGATGGCGATGCTCATGGCTCATTCTCCCTAATTACAAATCCATTCGTGGTATGGGACCATCGCAAAATGCGACGCACCAAGACCAGCTTCTCTTGCGACAACAACAGGGGCGTCGGTGGGTGGGTTTGAGCGGGAATGCCCACCCGGCATGAGAGAGCGGCGGACCGTCAGCGCGTCGCCAGACGACATTGCGGGAGACGATCCATGATCTTTAATCCATTGCCGGATAGTTCCGGACAGCTTCAGCAAATTCTCTTTCCCCTTTTCGCCGGCTCGACCATCCGTCTGTAGAATGACTTTCACCAACGGAGGACAAGTCTCTAGTCCCCAAATATTTTGACGCGAGTCCCGGGCGCCTTCCCGGGTGAAGTAAACGTCTTCGCCGCGCTGATACCAATACAAGACTTGCACCGAACCCGTTTCGTTGCCGAACTCGACCCAATGCATCGCTTGCTCGGGATTCGTTTCGTCACGGACGACTGCATCTCGCTTTAAGCGCCAACCGGCGCCGGGATAACACTCTAGCGGCGTATGCGGCATCCAGTGGTCGAGCGAGTAAAACGTCGCGCAGTGCAGCGCGATCGGCCACTCGATATCCTTCTGATACCGGCGATTGATCAAATCGTCGGCGTCGATCGCCCGCAACAGATTCGGATCGCTCTCGGCCGATTCTCCCGACCAACCGTCCAAAACGTCGGGCAATCCTTCCAACGATTGCGTCAGAGGTCGGACGCTCACTTGCGAATACTGCCGGTACATTAAGACCGACACTAGTTGGACCGCTACCAACAGGATCAGCAGACCAGGTATTCGATATTGCAAGATTTTCATAAGTGGGGTCGCCTCTTACTTCCCTGCTCGCGGCTGACTAGGTTTTTCGCTCCGTGCCGCATCAACTCGACGCGTCTTGGCGCGGTAGGTCTCGGTTTCGATGCCCGTCAGCACGGCGCCCAACACCGGAACGTTGTACGACTCCAGGATTTCGCAGGCCGATTCCAGTAGCGGCAAGCGACTGACGTCTCGCATCAGCGACAACAACGCGCCATCGGCATGCTGCGCGACCAAGCGGGCGTCGACGACCGGCACTACCGGGCTGGTGTCGACCAGCACAAAGTCGTACTGGCTGCGAAATTCATCAAACAGTTTTTGGATGCGATGCGAAGCGAGCTCTTCCAGAACATGCCCTCGCCAATGTCCGGCCGGCAGCAGAAAGACGCCAGCCGCCTCGGTAGGTTTGACTGCGTCGGTCCAGGCGACTTCGCCTCGCAGCGTTTCGCAAATGCCGGGCGTCGCGTCGACCTCGAACAGCTCGTCCAACGAGGGTCGCCGCAGGTCAAAGTCGATCAACAACACGCGGTTGCCGCCGGCGGCAAGCGACATCGAAAGATGACTTGCGAGCGTCGTCTTCCCTTCGCCCTCTACGGCGCTGGTTACCACCACCGTCTTCAGACCTTCTCGATGCTGTTTGCGAATCAGCGTCGCCGCGATCGAACTAATCGAGTCGTTCAGTTTTTCCCGCCAAATGATCTCGGATTGACGACGCAGGGCGCCAATCCGCGGCGTCGGCGGCACGGCCCCCAGAATCGAGACGCCCGTTCTTTGGCTCAAATCTTTGATGCAACCGATTCGCTGCTTGCGAACGTCGAGCCACACCAGCCCGCAGACCGGCAACAGGAAAAAGAAGGCGCCGGCCGCCATCGCCTTGGGCATTTTCGACTGGTGCTCAAAGCTCTTCGGCTCGACCGCGGCGCTCAGCGAGCGGATCCGCGGATCGGCGTTGATTTCGACTTGCAGTTGCAAGATTTCTTCGGTCAGACGCTCACTGATCCGCTTGTGAGCCGATAGTTTGGACCGCTCCATTTCCAGCACGATCGACTTGCGTCCGAAGTTGCGAACCTCGCCATCCAGCTTATCAAGCGACTTCTGCAGTTCTTTCTCTTGCTCATCGGCCAGCACGATCTGCAGCGTCAGCAACTCCATCCGCTCTTCGGTCGATTGAGGCATTTCGCCACTGCGCATGGCCCGCAGCTCTTCGCGAAGTTCCGCCTTGCGCGCTTCCAGCTTTTCTTGCAGTTCGGCCAACTCAGCGCGAATTTCCGGCAACTCGGCCTTGGCGGTCTCTTCGTCGAACCGCGTTTCGACCATGGCCGCCTTCGCATCCAGGCGATCGATTTTATTGAGCAACGGCGACGCTTCGGGATCGGTCGCCATCGCTTGAATCACGTAGGTGTCGGGATAGTCGCGCAGCTTCGTCGCAACGCCATCCGCCTGCTCCGTAATTTCCGCCAGCTCGACGTCGCCGTCGGTCGCTTCGTCTCCGTCCTCTTTCACGTCGGCCGGATCAAACGCAACCGCTTCGGCCGCCTCTTCGATGAGCGGCGTTTCCGCCTCGGCCTGCAAACGCGATTGCAGCAATCCGAGTTCGGCGCTGGCGGCGATCCGCGCCAGTCGCACCTTGGTCAACTGATTGCGGGTCATGTTGAGGTCCGCGATGACGCCTTGCTGGGCGATCGTCAGTTGATCCTCATCGCTGGTGCCGAGCGCTTCGACC
The genomic region above belongs to Blastopirellula retiformator and contains:
- a CDS encoding MraY family glycosyltransferase: MSIAISIVTISLLVAMLATPLVAKLAFRFDLLDRPDGHRKLHSKVTPLGGGIAVLLGYGAALGLIFYYCVADGVAGFDVKSFIGLIVATMAIAVIGVVDDKWGIRGRQKLAGQIMASLVAVAFGLNIQSVQLFGIPVELGILAIPFTVGWLVVTTNALNLIDGVDGLATTLGIVYCLAFAAMAWLTGNVFDACCGLALAGSLAGFGVFNLPPARIFLGDAGSMLIGFTLGILSIRSSLKGPTSFAMVAPCLVLAIPAFDVCMAVLRRKLTGRSIYATDRGHLHHVLQRLNFGPRKTVLFVGGLAAICSLAAVVSVLMHNEWLAAAVMLGILAGLVLSRTFGFHECKLLLTRFGRAGGSLLAFGSSKPPVATPIVTQMNGRLEWERLWYALVEFSQVCGIQTIQFNVSSPSIGEEYHASWESPHKLAADQRQWRTEIPLFADDINVGQLVLTGQALDGATFQWLSELLEGLRPFEMQMRDLLEMDRFDGPETETSASPPLVRSNSQSTTPV
- a CDS encoding glycosyltransferase, whose amino-acid sequence is MTALSFQSNSALPTVGSPAPTQEIAEEGTVHSARRPTVVHLGKYYHPSRGGIETHVRDLARGLVRNGYATKVVCINDQSADPRRRFGVITRTPDARTEDEGVSIFRAGRIANVMRLDVCPRLTWALRQEIEGCDLIHLHLPNPTMMIALARLRPQVPVVVTWHSDIVRQRIAAKILYPLESWTLRNCRQILVSNPRYAEGSESLRPYADKLKVVPFGMPLERYLSPSPEVLSRADQLRAQWPGPIWLSVGRLVYYKGMHVAIEALRDVPGTLVIVGSGSKEAELRALAEKQGVQDRIVWMGNADDQTLQALYQIATALWFPSIARSEAFGLAQVEAMASGCPVINCEIQHSGVPWVSAHGESGLTVPVESAEQFAAAANQIHSSETLRAELSSGARRRAEELFNLQAMVDRTGREYETLLRKRS
- a CDS encoding O-antigen ligase family protein, translating into MVPVILVILGLQLFHPNTNTITSALAQIGINFAILAPLLWVARLPIREQTFTKLIGAFWAFHCLSAFVGLLQVYFPGRFQPPVSQVIGELYHDSLKISLNSGADVFRPMGLTDMPGGAATAGMYSTIFGLVFFLTGKSTWVRGVALGGVAIGLFCIYLSQVRSVLIMTGICCCVFLACIAYRGDWRKALFAGGMFVAVLLSSFAWAVAVGGEAVTDRLSTLVEADMGEVYYSNRGRFLETTVNDLLPQYPLGAGLGRWGMMHRYFGNSYDPNSPPLWAEIMWTGWLLDGGIPLLLAYPAAIAIACWFAWRTAIFSASGQLSTQAAAILAYNVGAIAITFNYPYFIGQGGLEFWLLNAALFGAVQHAKKRAAWEAYLAS
- a CDS encoding glycosyltransferase family 4 protein, with the protein product MDHPQHETQPLKVLHVYSGNMYGGIETVLSTLAQNRVAAPQMKPEFGLCFSGRLREELEEADCVVHDLGPIRISRPWTLLRARRRLVRLLRQGEYDVVVMHACWVQALLGATARRLSPVVYWGHDISYGEHWLEKWAARCRPTYVIANSEATRESIEKRLYPGTPASIARYPVLRSDGFGADDRKAIRKEFDLDDETPVIIQVGRLESYKGLHIHLEALGQLPADEPWESWVVGGPQKAEDHEYLSKLKAIVEGHGLTNRVRFLGQRSDVARILRAADLFCHPNVRAEPFGVVFIEALFAGLPVVATNIGGAKEIVTDNCGQLVAPNDVNALAKALNELVQDLALRKSLGVNGPNRATELCDVGAQILKLEKVLRSAASLEQDGLRRAPAAVTGAP
- a CDS encoding glycosyltransferase family 4 protein, yielding MSSVSRNPSPRVLYVNASAGLGGAERVLLGLLKACGSAFPDAEITLILFEDGPLRELAEPLVGEVIIVPLPERWAQLGDGGRSGSSWMSRVSFWTRQFSSGTFSLWKWGRDFRRRVAKLRPEILHSNGIKAHLLTSLARPRGCSLVWHLHDFVGERRLAKRLLQVAAKRLTLGLAISEAVKADFEQSIGKQRVEVLFNTVDTERFVPQGGDEVRTRLVELSGAEGPADDSVVFVGLIATYANWKGHFLFLDAIAQCQHRAPEQNACYFIIGGPIYRTENSQVTREELHQHAAALGIQDKVNFVPFQDAMPDVYAGLDVVVHASIRPEPFGLAIVEGMACGKGVISTALGGAAEIFEDGVEGIALSSCDVNALAAALEKVVGDSKLRADLGKNARGAVVERFDQRQLPVRLLATYTRLLVAGDLSSSELDYCSATQGE
- a CDS encoding glycosyltransferase family 4 protein is translated as MNSHLIVTGDFVRTGGMDRANYALADYLSRTDDVVHLIGHRVDPTLEERPNVEFHRVPKVAGSYFLSAPLLNRYGQDWSRRLGAREGLTLVNGGNCLLPAVNWVHYVHAAYTPKRRGSFPRRLLQRWKIRKNERTERNALAMSKLIIVNSERTKTDLIQRLDIPEDRIRLVYYSVDLDAFYPADVGERAATREELQWSSDRKYVLFVGSPSDPRKGFETVLEAWRSLDSKAHDELTLAVFGRFEPKLEQEINAAGLGSSIQFYGLRSDLGRILRASDALVSPTRYEAYGLGVHEALCCGLPAFVSSDAGVAERYPESLSEFLLSNPADAVELTRKLQQWHAVPEANRSEWLGLANTLRSYSWDDASRIILEYSQSLC
- a CDS encoding polysaccharide biosynthesis tyrosine autokinase encodes the protein MAIEPNSDRAGDSDEPVRRTDRAYTDRAYDVSPEPVAAYMRRQTMPMGEEPEDRTYAAVMHSLRRRWPLATGIGMILAVLASSYVWNMQRNVYRTSALVHIASDHTPLVFNTVDRAGRNPYEVFKSTQQQMITTRFVLNNALSQPEIAEMPVVRSQVDPVKWLGGQLQISFPGEAEIMQVSIQGGDPAVLAKLVNSVVDSYLDEVVMADRNRRLDRLADLEKQQGAQEDLIRKSGESISKLVEALGTSDEDQLTIAQQGVIADLNMTRNQLTKVRLARIAASAELGLLQSRLQAEAETPLIEEAAEAVAFDPADVKEDGDEATDGDVELAEITEQADGVATKLRDYPDTYVIQAMATDPEASPLLNKIDRLDAKAAMVETRFDEETAKAELPEIRAELAELQEKLEARKAELREELRAMRSGEMPQSTEERMELLTLQIVLADEQEKELQKSLDKLDGEVRNFGRKSIVLEMERSKLSAHKRISERLTEEILQLQVEINADPRIRSLSAAVEPKSFEHQSKMPKAMAAGAFFFLLPVCGLVWLDVRKQRIGCIKDLSQRTGVSILGAVPPTPRIGALRRQSEIIWREKLNDSISSIAATLIRKQHREGLKTVVVTSAVEGEGKTTLASHLSMSLAAGGNRVLLIDFDLRRPSLDELFEVDATPGICETLRGEVAWTDAVKPTEAAGVFLLPAGHWRGHVLEELASHRIQKLFDEFRSQYDFVLVDTSPVVPVVDARLVAQHADGALLSLMRDVSRLPLLESACEILESYNVPVLGAVLTGIETETYRAKTRRVDAARSEKPSQPRAGK
- a CDS encoding exosortase-associated EpsI family protein; protein product: MKILQYRIPGLLILLVAVQLVSVLMYRQYSQVSVRPLTQSLEGLPDVLDGWSGESAESDPNLLRAIDADDLINRRYQKDIEWPIALHCATFYSLDHWMPHTPLECYPGAGWRLKRDAVVRDETNPEQAMHWVEFGNETGSVQVLYWYQRGEDVYFTREGARDSRQNIWGLETCPPLVKVILQTDGRAGEKGKENLLKLSGTIRQWIKDHGSSPAMSSGDALTVRRSLMPGGHSRSNPPTDAPVVVAREAGLGASHFAMVPYHEWICN